From Candidatus Brocadiaceae bacterium, the proteins below share one genomic window:
- a CDS encoding anaerobic ribonucleoside-triphosphate reductase activating protein — MMLPIKGFIENSLVEWEGKITSVIFLPTCNFLCPYCHAPHLVKTPNELESIPLEAVVEKIRKSSGWIDGVVISGGEPTLHKRLDELLALFKDMEILTRLDTNGTNPSVLENLLSEGLLDCIAMDIKAPLRKEIYERVAGIPCNIDDIQESICTIMESGIEYEFRTTVCPTQLTEENIVDIVKAIKGAKRYIIQSFKPNHCLDKRMLTVLPYPIETLREFALIAREYVDYCCVRGEEGKILLRN; from the coding sequence ATGATGCTACCAATAAAGGGATTTATTGAAAACAGCCTTGTCGAATGGGAGGGAAAGATTACCTCGGTAATTTTTTTGCCTACGTGTAATTTTCTTTGTCCTTATTGCCATGCTCCTCATTTAGTAAAAACACCGAATGAACTGGAGTCTATTCCGTTGGAAGCTGTCGTGGAAAAAATCCGGAAGAGCTCTGGCTGGATAGACGGTGTTGTTATTTCCGGGGGAGAACCAACGCTTCATAAACGTCTTGACGAACTTCTTGCCTTATTTAAGGATATGGAGATTTTGACGCGCCTGGATACCAACGGTACGAATCCTTCTGTACTTGAGAATTTGCTCTCCGAAGGACTCCTGGATTGTATAGCCATGGATATTAAAGCCCCTCTCAGAAAAGAGATTTACGAGCGGGTTGCTGGTATACCATGCAATATTGATGACATTCAGGAAAGTATTTGCACTATTATGGAAAGCGGTATCGAATACGAGTTTCGTACCACGGTCTGTCCGACCCAATTAACGGAAGAAAATATTGTAGACATTGTTAAAGCTATAAAAGGTGCCAAACGATATATAATACAGTCTTTCAAGCCGAATCACTGTCTGGACAAACGAATGTTAACTGTTTTACCGTATCCCATAGAAACACTGAGAGAGTTCGCGTTGATAGCCAGGGAATATGTTGATTACTGCTGTGTGCGCGGAGAAGAAGGAAAGATTTTGCTAAGAAACTGA